From the Salinimicrobium tongyeongense genome, one window contains:
- a CDS encoding glycogen synthase — translation MNNFLFVASENDAIANCKVGGVGDVIRDVPKQISERGDRVHVVVPSYSRLHENGTFKASLQLNLRGISYTAQLYEVPAKEEDKNITHYVIHHPEIEMGNLGGIYHHDPFEPFYSDVIKYTIFCTAVAEAIKQKHFGKLDIVHLHDWHSSLLLFLKNYHPQYTCLKKNRFVYCIHNLALQGIRPFENNYSSLQTWFPQLEIDREALKDPRYADCFNLMAIGIRFADAVHTVSPSYKQDVLLPSAAPEFIGGEGLEKDLRQADREGRFHGILNGSDYRPETLVKKNRLFPNIATAIFKQLQKEQDREKAAFLAHTGEKIVPFLKKKPNFISASVARLTEQKFYFFKRSPEALLEILDRLEEVNGIYVLLGTGAADYEQLLRDISYKRKNFIFINTQCEQVVNSIYRDSDLYFMPSLFEPCGISQMLAMRNGQPCLVHHTGGLKDTVQHVHTGFAFDGKTYDEKVYNMVESFKEALYFFENEKTVWKQIGHNARKMRFTWKKSVDEYYKLLYTFNPADVRVA, via the coding sequence ATGAATAATTTTCTTTTTGTTGCTTCAGAGAATGATGCTATCGCCAACTGTAAAGTGGGCGGGGTAGGAGACGTCATTCGCGATGTTCCAAAACAGATTTCAGAACGTGGAGACAGGGTGCACGTGGTTGTTCCTTCCTATTCCAGGCTCCATGAAAACGGAACCTTTAAGGCTTCGCTTCAGCTAAACTTACGCGGAATTTCTTATACGGCCCAGCTTTACGAGGTACCGGCCAAAGAAGAAGATAAAAATATCACCCATTATGTTATTCACCACCCCGAAATAGAAATGGGAAACCTGGGGGGCATTTACCATCATGACCCTTTTGAACCTTTTTATAGTGACGTGATTAAGTACACTATTTTTTGTACGGCTGTTGCCGAAGCTATCAAACAAAAGCACTTCGGAAAACTGGATATCGTGCACCTGCACGACTGGCATTCCAGTTTGCTGCTTTTCCTGAAGAATTATCATCCACAATATACCTGTCTTAAAAAGAACAGGTTTGTTTACTGTATCCACAACCTGGCATTGCAGGGAATACGGCCTTTTGAAAACAACTATTCTTCACTTCAAACCTGGTTTCCACAACTGGAAATTGATCGTGAAGCCCTTAAAGATCCAAGATATGCCGATTGTTTTAACCTGATGGCTATTGGGATCAGGTTTGCCGACGCCGTTCATACCGTATCACCTTCATATAAACAGGACGTGCTTTTGCCCAGTGCTGCGCCCGAATTTATAGGTGGCGAAGGCCTGGAAAAGGATTTGAGGCAGGCCGACCGGGAAGGGCGTTTTCACGGCATTTTAAATGGATCAGATTATCGGCCTGAGACTCTGGTTAAAAAGAACAGGTTATTCCCGAATATTGCGACTGCCATTTTCAAACAACTTCAGAAGGAACAGGACAGGGAAAAAGCCGCATTTTTGGCACATACAGGAGAAAAGATCGTTCCCTTCTTAAAGAAAAAACCAAACTTTATAAGTGCGAGTGTGGCGAGGCTTACTGAACAAAAGTTTTATTTCTTTAAGCGCTCTCCCGAAGCCCTTTTGGAAATTCTTGACAGGCTCGAAGAAGTCAATGGCATTTACGTACTTTTAGGTACGGGAGCGGCCGATTATGAACAGCTGTTGCGGGATATAAGTTATAAAAGGAAAAATTTCATTTTTATCAACACCCAGTGCGAACAGGTAGTAAACTCCATCTACCGGGATTCTGACCTCTACTTTATGCCCAGCCTTTTTGAACCCTGCGGAATTAGTCAGATGCTCGCCATGAGAAACGGGCAGCCCTGCCTGGTGCACCACACCGGCGGACTCAAAGATACGGTTCAACACGTGCATACAGGTTTTGCTTTTGACGGAAAAACCTATGACGAGAAGGTCTATAACATGGTTGAAAGTTTCAAAGAGGCGCTGTATTTCTTTGAAAATGAAAAAACCGTGTGGAAACAAATTGGTCATAACGCCCGCAAAATGAGGTTTACCTGGAAAAAATCTGTAGATGAATATTACAAGCTCCTCTACACTTTTAATCCGGCAGATGTAAGGGTAGCCTGA
- a CDS encoding cupin domain-containing protein: MEIKSYQFKGDKSIPNNKLPVIIYKGIFSARGNEGAKWLEDKFAENNWKNSWRNGVFDYHHYHSNTHEVLGVYSGEALLQLGGEKGQKLKVFAGDVIVIPAGVAHKNLESNDFAVVGAYPEGRSHDMNTGKETERPEADDSIAKVPIPGYDPIQGKNGELIKLWKKL, translated from the coding sequence ATGGAGATCAAATCTTATCAATTTAAAGGTGACAAATCAATTCCTAATAATAAACTTCCTGTTATTATTTATAAAGGAATTTTTTCAGCAAGAGGAAATGAAGGGGCAAAGTGGCTTGAAGATAAATTTGCTGAAAACAACTGGAAGAATTCATGGCGCAACGGAGTTTTTGATTATCACCACTACCACAGCAATACACATGAAGTGCTGGGTGTATATTCTGGAGAAGCCTTGCTACAGCTGGGGGGTGAAAAAGGGCAAAAACTGAAGGTCTTTGCAGGAGACGTGATTGTGATTCCTGCCGGGGTTGCCCATAAGAACCTTGAAAGCAACGACTTTGCCGTAGTGGGAGCCTATCCCGAAGGCCGCTCGCACGACATGAACACAGGCAAAGAAACTGAACGGCCAGAGGCAGATGATAGCATTGCAAAAGTCCCCATTCCCGGGTATGATCCAATACAGGGAAAAAATGGGGAGCTCATAAAACTGTGGAAAAAACTTTAA
- a CDS encoding phosphoenolpyruvate carboxylase translates to MNSTPNTKVFTKIEQDMQFLTDCFQQVLKDLGEHELASLLTRHEDLKDAFSSNLALEEKQIQVLSIYLQLMNLVEENAAVQYRRKLTDSNGMESIRGSWSETFQRWKSQGLSEHQMQEIITKVKLIPVLTAHPTETKRISILELHREIYLNLIKLENTSYSFVERNVIAQDIKTLLERWWRTGEVYLKKPTVEMERSNVIHYFRKVFPQVLKKSDIQLKQSWSNMGFNPETLRFPGLQFGTWVGGDRDGHPYVTASVTKSTLTEHRKAALSLVHEQLDHLAAGMSFSGISNKASKALQQAIEDMSQSLGEEGAKALDRNPHEPWRQFVSLISIKLEHTRADDDLKNSYRRPEDLLEDLSLLRESLLGIGAKRIVEDLLFPVQRMVECFGFHLARLDIRQNSEFHDKAMEQILKVAFPDLTDYRSWSEEERIKFISEELQHERPFAITGRSFGPEADQVLDSYKVVKKHTDKYGPHGVGSFIVSMTRQLSDLLLVYLFFREVGIDRKTFQVVPLFETIDDLKASGEILESFLTHPAYSNDRERPQEVMLGYSDSNKDGGIIASRWNIYRAEKTLTETADKLGKELRFFHGIGGTISRGGGKYHRFLESMPSGSMSGEIKLTVQGETIAQQFANMLTATYNLEMLLSGSALQTGNRMYPAAKKNYPIEALRQLAEYSKERYQELIAHPSFLNFYGEATPIDVLELSKIGSRPARRTGTRTLNDLRAIPWVFSWNQSRFNITGWFGIGHALQRLKSENPDHYRQLREVSQEWPFLRYILIQVETNIMNAEPEVMEAYAALVKDDRVRDELTNTIKAEHQKGLEEIEAMFDRTRQQRRQSLLDNLTRRNDALISLHRLQIKNLEEWRKTKGSTKNDQLVTHLLQITTALASGLKNTG, encoded by the coding sequence ATGAACAGTACCCCTAATACGAAAGTATTTACCAAAATTGAGCAGGATATGCAATTTCTTACAGATTGCTTCCAGCAGGTTCTCAAAGACCTGGGAGAGCATGAACTTGCCAGCCTGTTAACAAGACATGAAGATCTCAAGGATGCCTTTTCCAGCAACCTGGCACTCGAAGAAAAGCAAATCCAGGTACTTAGTATCTATCTGCAGCTCATGAACCTGGTAGAAGAAAATGCCGCAGTACAATACCGCCGAAAGTTGACCGACAGCAACGGGATGGAATCTATTCGTGGTTCCTGGAGCGAAACTTTTCAGCGGTGGAAATCTCAGGGGCTTAGTGAGCACCAGATGCAGGAGATCATCACAAAGGTGAAATTAATCCCGGTTCTTACCGCGCACCCTACAGAGACCAAGAGAATTTCTATCCTTGAACTGCACAGGGAAATTTACCTGAACCTTATTAAGCTTGAAAACACCTCCTACTCTTTCGTTGAGAGGAATGTGATTGCCCAGGATATCAAAACCCTTCTGGAAAGATGGTGGCGCACGGGGGAAGTTTATCTCAAAAAGCCCACCGTAGAAATGGAAAGGAGCAATGTGATCCATTACTTCCGAAAGGTTTTTCCGCAGGTATTAAAGAAAAGCGACATTCAGCTTAAACAGAGCTGGAGCAACATGGGCTTTAACCCTGAAACCCTTAGGTTTCCAGGCCTTCAGTTTGGAACCTGGGTAGGTGGAGACCGCGATGGCCACCCTTATGTTACGGCATCGGTTACAAAGTCAACTTTGACAGAACATCGTAAAGCGGCTTTGAGCCTGGTACACGAGCAACTTGACCACCTTGCTGCCGGGATGAGCTTTTCGGGCATAAGCAATAAAGCCTCAAAAGCGCTACAGCAGGCCATTGAAGATATGTCACAAAGCCTGGGGGAAGAAGGCGCTAAAGCCCTCGACAGAAACCCGCATGAACCATGGCGACAATTTGTGAGCCTTATCTCCATCAAACTCGAACACACCAGGGCCGATGATGACCTCAAGAACAGCTACAGGCGCCCCGAAGACCTTTTGGAAGACCTGTCACTTCTCAGGGAAAGCCTGCTTGGCATAGGGGCCAAACGCATTGTTGAAGATTTACTGTTCCCCGTGCAGCGTATGGTGGAATGTTTTGGTTTTCACCTCGCCAGGCTGGATATCAGGCAAAACAGCGAATTTCACGACAAGGCCATGGAACAGATCCTTAAAGTGGCATTTCCCGATCTTACCGATTACCGCAGCTGGAGTGAAGAGGAACGCATAAAATTTATTTCTGAAGAACTGCAGCACGAAAGACCTTTTGCTATTACAGGGCGTTCATTTGGCCCCGAAGCAGACCAGGTGCTGGACAGTTACAAAGTGGTAAAAAAACATACCGACAAGTACGGCCCACACGGCGTAGGTTCCTTTATTGTGAGCATGACCCGGCAGCTAAGCGATCTTCTGCTGGTTTATCTCTTCTTCAGGGAAGTTGGAATTGACAGGAAAACCTTCCAGGTAGTGCCCCTGTTTGAAACTATTGACGATTTAAAAGCTTCCGGAGAAATTCTGGAAAGCTTCCTCACCCACCCTGCGTATTCAAACGATCGTGAAAGGCCGCAGGAAGTCATGCTGGGGTACAGCGACAGTAATAAAGACGGCGGAATTATTGCCAGCCGCTGGAATATTTACCGCGCCGAAAAAACCCTTACCGAAACGGCCGATAAGCTTGGGAAAGAACTCAGGTTCTTCCACGGTATTGGCGGCACCATAAGCCGGGGGGGCGGTAAATACCACCGTTTCCTCGAAAGTATGCCTTCGGGCAGCATGAGTGGCGAGATCAAATTAACGGTGCAGGGAGAGACCATCGCCCAGCAGTTCGCCAACATGCTCACCGCCACTTACAACCTCGAAATGTTGCTTTCGGGATCGGCACTGCAAACCGGAAACAGGATGTACCCGGCTGCCAAAAAGAATTATCCTATTGAAGCTTTAAGGCAGCTGGCCGAGTATTCCAAAGAGAGGTACCAGGAGCTTATCGCCCACCCGTCATTCCTCAACTTCTATGGCGAAGCAACTCCCATAGACGTGCTGGAACTGAGTAAAATTGGTTCCCGCCCCGCCCGCCGAACCGGCACAAGAACGCTTAACGATTTACGGGCCATCCCTTGGGTGTTTAGCTGGAACCAATCCAGGTTCAATATTACCGGTTGGTTTGGAATTGGGCATGCGCTGCAAAGGTTAAAATCTGAAAACCCCGATCACTACCGGCAGCTGAGAGAAGTTTCACAGGAATGGCCTTTCCTGAGGTACATATTGATACAGGTGGAAACCAACATCATGAATGCCGAACCGGAAGTAATGGAAGCCTATGCCGCTCTCGTAAAAGATGACCGGGTAAGAGACGAGCTCACCAACACTATTAAAGCTGAACATCAAAAAGGCCTCGAAGAAATTGAGGCTATGTTTGACCGCACCCGCCAACAAAGAAGGCAAAGCCTGCTTGATAACCTTACCCGCCGCAATGATGCTTTGATTTCGCTTCACCGCCTGCAGATCAAAAACCTGGAGGAATGGAGAAAAACCAAAGGCAGTACCAAAAATGATCAATTGGTGACACACCTCCTGCAGATTACCACTGCCCTTGCCAGCGGACTAAAAAATACCGGTTGA
- a CDS encoding ferredoxin gives MVIVTLQRNKCIGCNYCVELAPGQFQMSKKDGKTVLLKSVDRKGFHTLKLADHSIQEPCEAAAKACPVKIISVKDR, from the coding sequence ATGGTTATTGTCACGCTGCAACGAAATAAATGCATTGGCTGCAACTACTGTGTTGAGCTGGCACCGGGGCAATTTCAAATGTCAAAAAAGGACGGAAAAACCGTCTTGTTAAAATCTGTTGACCGCAAGGGGTTCCATACATTAAAATTGGCAGATCATTCTATACAGGAGCCTTGTGAGGCCGCGGCAAAGGCCTGCCCGGTAAAGATCATTTCAGTGAAAGACAGATAA
- a CDS encoding peptidase U32 family protein, whose amino-acid sequence MNKNSAKMELMAPAGNFESLQAALDNGADSVYFGVEQLNMRARASINFTMDDLPEIVKRCEAKGVRSYLTLNTIVYDHDLSLIKNLLSAAKSAGISAVIASDQAVISSARSMGLNVHISTQLNITNIETVKFYSLFAETMVLSRELSLRQVKKITEEIQKEQIKGPSGELVKVEIFGHGALCMAVSGKCYLSLHSHNSSANRGACKQNCRKKYTVIDQESGFEIEIDNEYMMSPKDLCTINFLDEVRDSGVQILKIEGRGRAPEYVATVTKAYREAIDSLKDKTYSEEKVNDWMEQLSSVYNRGFWSGYYLGQKMGEWSRTSGSQATQKKVYVGKGVHYFPKAGIAEFKIEAYDIKKGDKILVTGPSTGAREFELEEMFVNDLLSEKAQKGDSCTIKLPFRVRLSDKLYKMVEA is encoded by the coding sequence ATGAACAAGAATTCAGCAAAAATGGAATTAATGGCTCCCGCAGGAAATTTTGAATCTTTGCAGGCAGCTTTAGACAATGGTGCCGATAGCGTGTATTTTGGGGTGGAACAGCTTAACATGCGTGCCCGGGCATCTATCAATTTCACGATGGACGATTTGCCTGAAATTGTGAAAAGGTGCGAAGCCAAAGGGGTGCGTAGCTATCTTACCCTCAATACGATTGTTTACGACCACGATCTTTCCCTTATAAAAAACCTGCTTTCCGCAGCAAAATCGGCCGGAATTTCTGCAGTGATTGCCAGCGACCAGGCGGTGATCTCTTCGGCCAGGAGCATGGGGCTGAATGTGCACATTTCGACCCAACTCAACATTACCAATATAGAAACCGTAAAATTTTACAGCCTTTTTGCTGAAACCATGGTTTTATCAAGGGAACTCAGTTTGAGGCAGGTAAAGAAAATTACCGAAGAGATCCAAAAAGAGCAAATTAAAGGCCCGTCTGGTGAGCTGGTAAAAGTGGAGATTTTTGGTCACGGCGCACTTTGTATGGCGGTTTCTGGGAAGTGTTATTTGAGCCTGCACTCACATAATTCTTCGGCCAATCGCGGGGCATGCAAGCAAAACTGCCGGAAAAAATATACGGTCATTGATCAGGAATCGGGTTTCGAGATCGAGATTGACAATGAATATATGATGTCTCCAAAAGACCTTTGTACCATCAACTTTTTAGATGAAGTAAGAGATTCGGGGGTACAGATTTTGAAGATTGAAGGCCGCGGCCGTGCACCCGAATATGTGGCTACAGTGACAAAAGCTTACCGTGAAGCCATAGATTCGCTGAAAGACAAGACTTATTCCGAAGAAAAGGTGAATGACTGGATGGAGCAGCTAAGTAGCGTTTACAACCGCGGATTTTGGAGCGGGTATTACCTGGGCCAGAAAATGGGGGAATGGAGCAGGACTTCGGGCTCCCAGGCTACACAAAAGAAGGTTTATGTAGGCAAAGGAGTACATTACTTTCCAAAAGCAGGAATAGCCGAGTTTAAAATTGAAGCTTACGATATTAAAAAAGGTGATAAAATTCTGGTCACAGGCCCAAGTACGGGAGCCCGGGAATTTGAACTGGAAGAAATGTTCGTGAACGACCTACTTTCAGAAAAGGCTCAAAAAGGCGACAGCTGCACCATAAAACTTCCTTTTAGGGTAAGGCTTTCCGACAAACTTTATAAAATGGTGGAGGCGTAA
- a CDS encoding glutathione peroxidase: protein MNKFYDFTVLSLQGNEVNLEKYKGKVVLVVNTASECSFTPQFEGLEALYQKYKDQGLEILGFPCNQFGNQEPGDEKSIAEGCVVNYGVTFPMFSKVDVNGEHAAPLFKYLKKEKGGLLGSKIKWNFTKFLIDRNGKPVERFAPITKPKNLEKDIEKLL from the coding sequence ATGAATAAATTTTATGATTTTACAGTTCTCAGTCTGCAGGGGAATGAAGTGAACCTGGAAAAATATAAAGGAAAGGTAGTGCTCGTTGTAAATACCGCTTCAGAATGTAGCTTTACCCCCCAGTTTGAAGGTTTGGAAGCCCTTTATCAGAAATATAAAGATCAGGGATTGGAAATTCTTGGCTTTCCCTGTAATCAGTTCGGAAACCAGGAACCCGGCGACGAAAAATCTATTGCTGAAGGCTGTGTGGTAAATTACGGGGTTACTTTTCCAATGTTTTCTAAAGTAGATGTAAATGGTGAACATGCCGCCCCGCTTTTTAAATACCTGAAAAAGGAGAAAGGCGGACTCCTGGGCAGCAAAATCAAATGGAATTTCACCAAATTTCTCATAGACCGCAACGGAAAACCGGTAGAGCGGTTTGCACCAATTACAAAACCTAAAAATTTAGAGAAAGATATTGAGAAGCTACTTTAA
- a CDS encoding DUF438 domain-containing protein gives MTESTEISALPKGHPVSIYSEEKELIQKLGRELLDTNPKTENQKFYNIFNQLQQVERRFERKENQLFPVLEQKGWTGPSKNMWSFHDTIREQFRLLRKKIEAREFAEAMQDAQYLVSSIFRLLLVEDNVLFPNALELLSEEDWKKVRKGEEEIGWMLPAIPPKYPETGEEEYIHPSQDHTKRELSFDTENASHYDEGYMTVEQVNLLLRTMPLDLTYVDENDRVIFYNRGEERVFPRSAGIIGREVKFCHPPKSVGTVLKILEEFRKGTKNEASFWINFKGRLIYIRYFAVRDLQKNYRGVIEMSQDITEIKNIEGEKRLLDWN, from the coding sequence ATGACAGAGAGCACTGAAATTTCAGCATTACCAAAGGGCCACCCCGTTTCTATATATTCCGAAGAAAAAGAATTGATCCAGAAGTTGGGCCGGGAACTGCTGGACACCAACCCTAAGACCGAAAATCAGAAATTCTACAATATTTTTAACCAGTTACAGCAGGTGGAGCGGCGGTTTGAACGCAAGGAAAATCAATTATTCCCGGTGCTGGAGCAAAAAGGCTGGACCGGCCCTTCCAAGAATATGTGGTCGTTTCACGATACCATCCGCGAGCAGTTCAGGTTGCTTAGAAAAAAGATTGAAGCCCGTGAATTTGCTGAAGCAATGCAGGATGCGCAGTACCTGGTAAGCAGTATTTTCAGGCTCCTGCTGGTTGAAGACAATGTGCTTTTTCCAAATGCGCTGGAATTACTTTCTGAAGAAGACTGGAAAAAAGTGAGAAAGGGCGAGGAAGAAATTGGCTGGATGCTCCCTGCTATTCCTCCAAAATATCCCGAAACAGGAGAAGAGGAATACATTCACCCATCACAGGACCACACCAAAAGAGAACTTTCTTTTGATACTGAAAACGCTTCACATTACGATGAGGGTTACATGACTGTTGAACAGGTAAACCTTTTATTGAGAACGATGCCGCTGGATCTCACTTATGTTGACGAAAATGACAGGGTGATCTTTTACAATCGCGGTGAAGAACGCGTTTTCCCACGAAGTGCCGGAATTATTGGCCGGGAAGTGAAATTTTGCCACCCTCCAAAAAGTGTGGGCACGGTACTAAAGATCCTGGAAGAATTTAGAAAAGGGACCAAAAATGAAGCTTCCTTCTGGATAAACTTTAAAGGTCGATTAATTTACATCAGGTACTTTGCAGTGCGCGACCTTCAAAAGAACTACCGCGGCGTTATAGAAATGTCACAGGATATTACTGAAATTAAAAACATTGAGGGTGAAAAAAGATTGCTGGACTGGAATTAA